The following proteins are encoded in a genomic region of Takifugu rubripes chromosome 21, fTakRub1.2, whole genome shotgun sequence:
- the rilpl2 gene encoding RILP-like protein 2 isoform X2 has product MEFGEESSPALAFEKDVFELTVEDVYDISYVIGRDLLKIRCKGEEVSDLQFKIVRVLEMFESLVTKYNLSIEELKMERDNLKGELDRILAERSSGQDTTPGPNQMVVDLTDPNRPRFTMQELKEVLQERNQLKAQLMVAQEELQLFKSGILPQAEPPLVEVDLETPESTEHNSAKISEMKEERTAIGKLFSFKRK; this is encoded by the exons ATGGAGTTCGGTGAAGAGTCATCGCCCGCTTTGGCTTTTGAGAAGGACGTGTTCGAGCTGACTGTGGAAGATGTTTATGACATTTCCTATGTGATCGGGCGAGATTTGCTGAAAATCCGCTGCAAAGGTGAAGAAGTGTCTGATCTGCAGTTCAAAATAGTGCGCGTTTTGGAAATGTTCGAGTCTTTGGTCACCAAGTACAACTTGTCCATTGAGGAGCTGAAAATGGAGCGGGACAATTTAAAGGGTGAACTGGACAGAATCCTCGCGGAGAGATCTTCTGGACAGGACACG ACACCGGGGCCGAACCAGATGGTGGTGGACCTGACAGACCCCAACAGGCCACGCTTCACCatgcaggagctgaaggaggtcctgcaggagagaaacCAGCTAAAGGCTCAGCTCATGGTGGCTCAGGAGGAGCTCCAGCTGTTTAAGAG CGGGATTCTGCCACAAGCTGAGCCACCCCTGGTGGAAGTGGACCTGGAGACGCCAGAATCCACAGAGCACAATTCAGCCAAGATAAGTGagatgaaagaggagaggaCCGCCATTGGGAAACT ATTTTCATTCAAGCGAAAATGA
- the kmt5ab gene encoding lysine methyltransferase 5Ab: MAKGRKDLLRTKNTAVQKVDVQTKTKENKPSREQDRTGKGQSAVQTVLHLNKPKSPLSENSSLTIQEGTDTDARNPDIIKLRKEIHSEKSQSESQEQKTETACQSHGMREQNSDQVDPTTQTDARQVAHSKVSTPKTGSKTSRKTGKKTDNKVSQNRKVTDFFPVRRSNRKTKSELKSEEHRHLDGIIKSGTEDGLRVRHIEGKGRGVFALNGFQKGDFVVEYHGDLLELSEAKKREAQYAEDPKTGCYMYYFQYQTKTYCVDATKETGRLGRLVNHSKAGNCQTKLHPINGSPHLILVASRDIRADEELLYDYGDRSKASVLAHPWLKY, from the exons ATGGCAAAAG gaaGGAAAGACCTGCTGAGAACCAAAAACACCGCTGTACAAAAGGTCGACGTACAAACTaagacaaaggaaaacaaaccaTCTCGTGAACAG GATCGCACAGGTAAAGGGCAGTCAGCTGTCCAAACTGTGCTGCATCTAAACAAACCAAAGTCCCCCCTCAGTGAGAACTCAAGTTTGACGATTCAGGAAGGAACTGACACCGATGCAAGGAATCCTGACATCATAAAGCTGAGAAAAG AAATACACAGTGAGAAGTCTCAGAGTGAGTCCCAGGAGCAGAAAACCGAGACGGCTTGTCAGAGTCATGGGATGAGAGAGCAAAATAGTGACCAGGTCGACCCGACAACACAAACGGATGCCAGACAGGTGGCACACAGCAAAGTTTCAACTCCCAAAACTGGGAGTAAAACTAGTcgcaaaactgggaaaaa aacagACAATAAGGTTTCCCAAAATAGAAAAGTGACAGACTTTTTCCCCGTGAGACGAAGTAACAGAAAAACCAAGTCGGAGTTAAAG AGTGAAGAACATAGACACCTCGACGGCATAATCAAGAGTGGCACTGAAGATGGATTGAGG GTCAGACACAtagaaggaaaaggaagaggggTGTTTGCTCTCAATGGCTTCCAGAAGGGAGATTTTGTTGTGGAGTACCATGGAGACCTACTGGAACTGTCCGAGGCCAAGAAAAGAGAAGCCCAGTACGCCGAGGACCCTAAAACAGGCTGTTACATGTATTACTTCCAATATCAGACTAAAACCTACTG TGTGGACGCTACAAAGGAAACGGGCCGTCTCGGGAGACTCGTCAACCACAGTAAAGCTGGAAACTGCCAGACGAAGCTGCACCCCATTAACGGAAGCCCTCATCTGATCTTGGTGGCGTCCAGAGACATCAGAGCAGACGAGGAACTGCTGTATGACTATGGCGACCGCAGTAAGGCCTCGGTTTTGGCTCATCCTTGGCTCAAATACTGA
- the mtrfr gene encoding mitochondrial translation release factor in rescue, protein MAMSRLLPIMYRVTSRVAFTGSSNILLLLRPHPSGLPCLFAASKKGLIDLPVLNEDDLEEQFVRGSGPGGQATNKTSNCVVLKHIPSGVVVKCHQTRSVDINRKRAREIMKEKLDVLQKGELSEVILKKKESELRKQDKRRKVNENLERKRLFKEALAADPKPEGDSVT, encoded by the exons ATGGCGATGTCACGTCTCCTCCCGATCATGTACAGGGTGACCAGTCGTGTCGCATTCACAGGTTCTTCCAATATTCTCCTGCTGCTAAGGCCGCATCCATCTGGGCTTCCGTGTCTTTTCGCAGCCAGTAAAAAGGGGTTGATAGATCTCCCTGTCTTGAACGAGGACGACCTTGAGGAGCAGTTTGTGAGAGGATCTGGACCTGGAGGACAAGCGACCAACAAAACCAGCAACTGCGTGGTGCTCAAACACATTCCCAGTGGGGTTGTTGTGAAG TGCCATCAAACCCGATCTGTGGACATCAATAGGAAGCGTGCCCGGGAAATCATGAAAGAGAAGCTGGATGTTTTGCAAAAGGGGGAACTCAGTGaagttattttaaagaaaaaagagtcTGAACTGAGGAAACAAGACAAAAGGAGGAAGGTGAATGAGAACCTTGAGAGAAAAAGACTGTTTAAGGAAGCACTGGCTGCAGACCCCAAACCCGAAGGTGATTCTGTGACGTGA
- the LOC101068271 gene encoding hydroxycarboxylic acid receptor 2-like has product MHDTKCHFNGTLLINVLPSLLGVEFVLGSLANGLALWIFCCHLKPWKSSTVLIFNLAVADFLLITVLPLRASYYYAKLTWRFGEAMCNICLFMLAMNRTGSTVFLMAIAGDRYMRVVHPHHPINSLSIPKATCVALGLWLLTIAMTAHVFSLEHANTTYCESFMVDTKPHHNLSWHKFEFLFSFLVPLVMILYCTVRIVSKLRRGQLGQHAKIKKALWLLMVVVVLFTICFFPSNLMQVLIWIKTHKYADLPVSEFCPALEGVTNGFFLSISLTYFNSVLDPIIYYFSSPAIQNLFRKTFHLPQSDTAESTERKTRETGSLSLSQL; this is encoded by the coding sequence ATGCACGACACAAAGTGCCATTTCAACGGCACCCTCCTGATCAATGTGCTGCCTTCACTTTTGGGAGTGGAGTTCGTTTTGGGAAGTCTTGCGAACGGTTTGGCGCTCTGGATCTTCTGCTGCCACCTGAAGCCCTGGAAGAGCAGCACGGTGCTGATCTTTAACCTGGCAGTGGCCGACTTCCTGCTCATCACCGTGCTGCCTCTCCGCGCCAGCTACTACTACGCCAAGCTGACATGGAGGTTCGGAGAAGCGATGTGTAACATTTGTCTCTTCATGCTGGCGATGAACCGCACCGGGAGCACCGTCTTCTTGATGGCCATCGCCGGCGACAGGTACATGCGCGTGGTGCACCCTCATCACCCCATCAACTCTCTGAGCATCCCCAAGGCCACGTGCGTGGCGCTGGGACTCTGGCTGCTTACCATTGCAATGACAGCTCACGTGTTCTCTCTGGAACACGCCAACACAACCTACTGCGAGAGCTTCATGGTGGACACCAAACCGCACCATAACCTGTCCTGGCACAAGTTCGaatttctcttttccttcctcgtTCCCCTGGTCATGATTCTTTACTGCACCGTGCGCATCGTCAGCAAGTTGAGGAGGGGGCAGTTGGGTCAGCACGCAAAGATCAAGAAAGCCCTGTGGCTcctcatggtggtggtggtgctctTCACCATCTGCTTCTTCCCGAGCAACTTGATGCAGGTGCTGATCTGGATCAAGACCCACAAATATGCCGACCTGCCCGTGTCGGAGTTCTGTCCTGCCCTGGAAGGTGTGACCAACGGATTTTTCCTCTCCATCAGTCTGACCTATTTCAACAGCGTCCTGGATCCCATCATCTACTACTTCTCCAGCCCCGCCATCCAAAACCTCTTCCGTAAAACCTTTCACCTGCCCCAGTCCGACACTGCTGAAAGCACCGAGAGGAAAACCCGTGAAACAGGCTCCCTGTCTCTCAGCCAGCTGTGA
- the rilpl2 gene encoding RILP-like protein 2 isoform X1, producing MEFGEESSPALAFEKDVFELTVEDVYDISYVIGRDLLKIRCKGEEVSDLQFKIVRVLEMFESLVTKYNLSIEELKMERDNLKGELDRILAERSSGQDTQTPGPNQMVVDLTDPNRPRFTMQELKEVLQERNQLKAQLMVAQEELQLFKSGILPQAEPPLVEVDLETPESTEHNSAKISEMKEERTAIGKLFSFKRK from the exons ATGGAGTTCGGTGAAGAGTCATCGCCCGCTTTGGCTTTTGAGAAGGACGTGTTCGAGCTGACTGTGGAAGATGTTTATGACATTTCCTATGTGATCGGGCGAGATTTGCTGAAAATCCGCTGCAAAGGTGAAGAAGTGTCTGATCTGCAGTTCAAAATAGTGCGCGTTTTGGAAATGTTCGAGTCTTTGGTCACCAAGTACAACTTGTCCATTGAGGAGCTGAAAATGGAGCGGGACAATTTAAAGGGTGAACTGGACAGAATCCTCGCGGAGAGATCTTCTGGACAGGACACG CAGACACCGGGGCCGAACCAGATGGTGGTGGACCTGACAGACCCCAACAGGCCACGCTTCACCatgcaggagctgaaggaggtcctgcaggagagaaacCAGCTAAAGGCTCAGCTCATGGTGGCTCAGGAGGAGCTCCAGCTGTTTAAGAG CGGGATTCTGCCACAAGCTGAGCCACCCCTGGTGGAAGTGGACCTGGAGACGCCAGAATCCACAGAGCACAATTCAGCCAAGATAAGTGagatgaaagaggagaggaCCGCCATTGGGAAACT ATTTTCATTCAAGCGAAAATGA
- the hip1rb gene encoding huntingtin interacting protein 1 related b: MNSIKQVPTRVRSRRVEANLGAEREHFEKQQLSSISKAINSTETPVKEKHARRIILGTHREKGAHTFWSYALGLPLAGSSVLSWKFCHVLHKVLRDGHANVLQDCMRHHSSIVEVGKLWGNLHDRYGQLVGLYTKLLCTKMEFHTKHRQIPPNLEVTDEVLERTAGTDINNVFQLTVEVFDYMDAELKLADTVIRQLNSSIAITSLTSGQCRLAPLIQVIQDTSHLYHFTVKLLFKLHACLPADTLQGHRERFHEQFRSLKTFFNKARDMLYFKRLIQIPKLPDAPPNFLHAAALAKHVKPVVVIPDEDEPEQQDDDDDDPEPLIEISDASTSSVQTQPQQMDIFDQTFGPPNGGFDDRDLQIESLKRDLELLRAELERIKAEAQRYVTQLKSQINSLEAELEEQRAQKQRALVENEQLRMELEALHRRNVDHESVQMSYIEAEKRSQATEQRYNKLKEKHTELVASHAELLRKSADTVRMLSATQQTQDEVERTKHQLSFEIDRVKQESDMKLEEQKFEMEKLRRELEEKMAEVTRIKANLQSSEKVSEQASSSMTALQAEKERLMRSVSEKEAELSSLRQAAQVQQSSLQQEQEKNTRELGELQGKLKDKASQEEQLKQKLLDEQFALLQGTITEAEDIIQDAVAKLDDPLHVRCTSSPDYLISRAEATLSSIDKVKKGHADYLRNMGEAGGLLRALTQFSHLAADTIINGSATAHMAPTDHADRLTENCRGCATQSLQYLKDLKTKTTLQRADPASIRIVVQKILHLGQELRPKGMDVRQEELGDLVDKEMAATSAAIEEAVRRIDEMMNQARKDTTGIKLEVNERILNSCTDLMKAIRMLIIASTDLQKEIVEGGRGAATIKEFYAKNSRWTEGLISAAKAVGWGATEMVESADKVVLHTGKYEELIVCSHEIAASTAQLVAASKVKADRHSKKLSVLQHASRNVNERAANVVASTRTGQENLEEKDTMDFSGLSLIKLRREEMESQVKVLELENHLENERLRLGELRKKHYELAGVPLEQISEGNGDAPSADPATMSPKSRKPALMKKPALAQKPSIAAKTIFK; the protein is encoded by the exons ATGAACAGCATTAAACAGGTGCCCACTCGGGTGAGAAGCCGCCGGGTTGAAGCCAACCTCGGGGCGGAGAGGGAACATTTTGAAAAACAGCAG ctgagcagcatcagTAAAGCCATCAACTCTACCGAGACGCCTGTGAAGGAGAAACATGCTCGAC GAATCATCCTGGGGACTCATAGGGAGAAAGGAGCTCACACCTTTTGGTCCTACGCTCTGGGTCTCCCTCTGGCCGGCAGCTCCGTTCTCAGCTGGAAGTTCTGCCACGTGCTACACAAAGTCCTGCGGGATGGACATGCAAAT GTTCTACAAGACTGCATGAGACACCACAGTTCTATTGTTGAAGTGGGGAAACTCTGG GGCAACCTCCATGACAGGTATGGACAGCTGGTGGGTCTCTACACCAAGCTGCTCTGTACAAAGATGGAGTTTCACACAAAG CACCGACAAATCCCACCAAACCTGGAGGTAACAGATGAAGTCCTGGAGCGCACTGCAGGAACTGACATCAATAATGT gttcCAGCTCACCGTGGAGGTGTTCGATTACATGgatgcagagctgaagctggccgacacag TGATTCGCCAGCTCAACAGCTCCATCGCCATCACCTCGCTCACATCAGGCCAGTGTCGGCTCGCGCCGCTCATCCAAGTCATTCAGGACACCAGTCACCTCTATCACTTCACTGTCAAGCTCCTCTTCAAGCTGCATGCCT GTCTGCCTGCTGACACTTTACAAGGACATCGTGAACGTTTCCACGAGCAGTTCCGCAG CCTCAAGACTTTCTTCAATAAAGCCAGAGATATGCTGTACTTCAAGAGACTGATCCAGATCCCCAAATTACCTGAT GCCCCACCTAATTTTCTGCATGCAGCTGCACTTGCGAAACACGTGAAGCCAGTGGTGGTCATCCCCGATGAGGATGAACCGGAGCAACAggacgatgatgacgacgaccCGGAGCCGCTCATCGAGATTAGCGACGCCTCGACATCCAGTGTCCAGACACAGCCACAA CAAATGGATATATTTGATCAGACATTCGGACCCCCAAATGGAGGATTTGACGACAG GGATCTTCAGATAGAGAGTCTGAAGCGGGACCTCGAACTCttgagagcagagctggagagaaTCAAAGCAGAG GCTCAGCGATACGTCACGCAACTGAAGTCCCAAATCAACAGTTTGGAGGCAGAATTAGAGGAACAGCGTGCACAAAAACAACGTGCGCTTGTGGAAAATGAACAGCTGCGTATGGAGCTGGAAGCCTTGCACCGGCGTAATGTCGATCATGAGAGCGTGCAGATGTCCTACATCGAAGCAGAAA AAAGATCACAGGCCACCGAGCAGCGGTACAATAAACTAAAGGAGAAGCACACGGAGCTGGTGGCCAGCCATGCTGAACTACTTCGTAAG AGTGCGGACACTGTGAGGATGCTCTCAGCCACGCAGCAGACTCAGGATGAGGTGGAGAGGACCAAACACCAGCTGTCATTTGAGATTGATCGTGTAAAGCAGGAATCTGATATGAAG cTGGAGGAGCAAAAGTTTGAAATGGAGAAACTGagaagagagctggaggagaagatggctGAAGTGACAAGGATCAAGGCAAACCTGCAGAGCAGCGAGAAG GTGTCGGAGCAGGCGAGCAGCTCAATGACAGCTCTGCAGGCAGAGAAGGAGCGACTCATGCGATCTGTGAGCGAGAAGGAAGCGGAGCTGTCATCTCTGCGTCAGGCAGCGCAAGTGCAGCAGTCATCACTTCAGCAGGAGCAAGAGAAAAACACCAGGGAGCTTGGAGAGCTTCAGGGCAAGCTGAAGGACAAG GCcagtcaggaggagcagctcaaacAGAAGCTCCTGGACGAGCAGTTTGCGCTGCTGCAGGGCACTATTACGGAAGCTGAGGACATCATCCAAGATGCTGTCGCCAAGTTGGACGATCCCCTGCATGTACGCTGCACCAGTTCTCCAG ATTACCTCATCAGTCGGGCAGAGGCCACACTGAGCTCCATAgacaaagtgaaaaaaggccATGCAGATTATCTGAGGAATATGGGGG AGGCTGGAGGGCTGCTGAGGGCACTGACTCAGTTCTCCCACTTGGCTGCGGACACAATAATCAACGGCAGCGCCACTGCACACATGGCACCCACTGACCATGCAGACC GTCTGACAGAGAACTGCAGAGGTTGTGCCACCCAGAGTCTGCAGTATCTAAAGGACCTAAAGACCAAGACCACCCTTCAGAGGGCAGACCCAGCCTCCATACGCATAGTCGTTCAGAAGATCCTTCACTTGGGCCAG GAGCTCAGGCCCAAAGGCATGGACGTTCGTCAGGAAGAACTGGGAGATTTGGTGGATAAAGAAATGGCCGCAACCTCGGCAGCTATCGAGGAGGCTGTCCGCAGAATTGAT gAAATGATGAATCAGGCTCGAAAAGATACAACAGGAATAAAACTGGAGGTGAATGAAAG GATTCTCAACAGCTGCACAGACTTGATGAAG gcTATCCGTATGTTGATTATCGCCTCCACAGACTTGCAAAAGGAGATTGTGGAGGGTGGCAGG GGTGCAGCAACCATTAAGGAGTTCTACGCCAAGAATTCTCGCTGGACTGAGGGACTCATCTCTGCTGCCAAGGCTGTAGGATGGGGAGCCACAGAGATGGT GGAGTCTGCTGATAAGGTGGTGCTCCACACGGGCAAATATGAGGAATTGATTGTTTGCTCCCATGAGATTGCTGCTAGCACAGCTCAGCTTGTTGCTGCCTCAAAG GTTAAAGCTGACCGTCACAGTAAGAAGCTCTCAGTCCTCCAGCACGCTTCACGCAATGTGAACGAAAGGGCAGCTAACGTGGTGGCTTCCACCAGGACTGGccaggagaacctggaggaaAAAG ATACCATGGACTTTTCTGGGCTGTCTCTCATCAAGTTGAGGAGGGAAGAGATGGAGTCACAG GTGAAGGTGCTGGAATTAGAAAATCACTTGGAAAACGAGCGTCTGCGTTTAGGCGAGCTGAGGAAAAAGCATTACGAGTTGGCCGGAGTTCCCCTGGAGCAGATTTCCGAAGGAAACGGTGACGCACCTTCGGCTGATCCTGCAACCATGTCACCGAAATCCAGAAAGCCTGCGCTCATGAAGAAACCTGCACTGGCCCAGAAACCCAGCATAGCAGCAAAAACAATA TTTAAGTGA
- the LOC101068724 gene encoding RILP-like protein 1, which yields MSDVLIKASTDMETHVSTPLDRAATELTIMDVYDIAAVLGHEFERVIDRFGCEPLVGLVHKVVRVLELLEALVSRGGAAQEADELRGELDRLRQERSDRFRHERKHQKELESVEDVWRGEVQDLLSQISQLQAENKRLLKTPPLKEPPIHEEEPEKQEGSLEKEQQIMKTLKDLVDKQRDEIRAKDHELTSRNEDVEALQMQQSRLIRVNQDLRHRVGAMEARGKVLIQQKADLEAAAQAQQQELGTLQQQVTRLRKELQGWELEREVANVLQPSPAVPEPPVAPSPETQSPAAAAESNSPIQARSVWVECGSDPSFVANCYEPNKTLYLLPNGDATAERLLNRSTGGEQEEDKDSLEEEESGKARFTLQELRDVLHERNELKAQVFVLQEELMYYKSEEAEEELNFGFRAPSPPPTTTSTDRPESGIRRLLFTAIMPMVAAGWIADDPTLLPIRRLLSSV from the exons ATGTCGGatgttttaataaaagcaaGTACAGATATGGAAACGCACGTTTCTACGCCGCTGGACAGAGCGGCGACCGAGCTGACCATTATGGACGTCTACGACATCGCTGCTGTGCTCGGACACGAGTTTGAACGAGTCATTGACAGGTTCGGCTGTGAGCCGCTGGTCGGCCTGGTGCACAAAGTTGTGAGAGTTCTGGAGTTGCtggaggcgctggtgagccgcGGAGGCGCCGCGCAGGAGGCGGACGAGCTGCGCGGGGAGCTGGACCGGCTGCGGCAGGAGCGGAGCGACAGATTCAGGCATGAAAGGAAGCAccaaaag GAATTAGAATCAGTGGAGGATGTGTGGAGAGGGGAAGTTCAGGACCTGCTCTCCCAAATCTCTCAGCTACAAGCGGAGAACAAGAGGCTGCTGAAGACCCCTCCTCTCAAAGAGCCCCCAATCCACGAGGAAGAGCCAGAGAAGCAGGAGG GAAGTTTAGAGAAGGAACAGCAGATTATGAAGACGCTCAAAGATTTAGTGGATAAGCAGAGGGACGAAATCCGGGCTAAGGACCACGAGCTGACCAGCAGAAATGAAGATGTGGAGGCG CTCCAGATGCAGCAGAGTCGTCTGATTAGGGTCAACCAGGACCTTCGACACAGGGTCGGAGCGATGGAGGCGCGGGGGAAAGTGCTGATCCAGCAGAAGGCCGATCTGGAAGCTGCAGCTCaagcgcagcagcaggaactggggacgctgcagcagcaggtgaccagatTGAGAAAGGAGCTCCAGGGGTGGGAACTGGAGAGAGAGGTCGCCAATGTTCTGCAGCCCTCTCCCGCCGTACCTGAACCACCAGTGGCTCCATCACCTGAGACGCAg tccccagcagcagcagcagaatctaACTCACCAATCCAAGCACGCTCAGTGTGGGTGGAGTGTGGCTCCGATCCCAGCTTTGTGGCTAACTGCTATGAGCCCAACAAAACTCTTTATCTGTTACCCAACGGAGACGCCACAGCAGAACGGCTTCTG AACAGGTCGActggaggggagcaggaggaggataaaGACAgcctagaggaggaggagtccgGCAAAGCCCGCTtcaccctgcaggagctgcgggATGTCCTGCATGAGAGGAACGAGCTCAAGGCTCAAGTGTTTGTGCTCCAGGAAGAGCTGATGTATTACAAAAG CGAGGAGGCCGAAGAGGAGCTCAACTTTGGTTTCCGTgccccctctcctccgccgACCACCACTTCTACCGACCGCCCCGAATCAGGAATCAGACGCTT GCTCTTCACCGCCATAATGCCGATGGTGGCAGCTGGTTGGATCGCTGATGATCCCACGTTGTTGCCGATCAGGAGACTTCTTTCTTCTGTATGA